The following coding sequences lie in one Seriola aureovittata isolate HTS-2021-v1 ecotype China chromosome 5, ASM2101889v1, whole genome shotgun sequence genomic window:
- the LOC130169921 gene encoding izumo sperm-egg fusion protein 1 isoform X1 translates to MLLMLVSLLCCVPAVKVCLQCDRRVRLLHEDLVLSAPTVVDQIEVKKICDHAYETYKETSRERKGIIDPTTLYRARTEYQSEFNRFLKTPHTGSVTHEAIQIMEKGRRILEKHLDAFIHDGLCPNKCGLLNRRVMDCFSCRYKTYVCHSPSGQQDCGVYPVQAEEGGQAVLNCFLPWHRLLLGKPEYHYSWAPGVPGSKKLDESDFKAVVVTDDSSVVLNQLHVDEQGTYRCSLRRQDGTVFYRVTFLLTVSPLPDQTHRPLVTLPSLPHGDKYSPFQTPEALLVPVIAMVTALSLAASVGLTVVLRVMMNQRRAAEEMRRRRTEEVR, encoded by the exons ATGCTGCTGATGTTGGTGTCCCTGCTTTGCTGTGTCCCTGCAGTCAAGGTCTGTCTGCAGTGTGACCGCAGGGTCAGGCTCCTACATGAAGACTTAGTCCTGTCTGCTCCCACTGTGGTCGACCAGATTGAAGTGAAAAAGATTTGTGACCACGCTTATGAGACCTACAAAGAGACCAGCCGGGAACGAAAGGGCATCATTG ATCCCACCACTCTGTACAGAGCCAGAACTGAGTACCAGAGTGAGTTTAATCGATTTCTGAAAACCCCGCACACtg gatCTGTAACACATGAAGCCATTCAGATCATGGAGAAGGGCAGGAGGATATTGGAGAAACACTTGGATGCCTTCATCCATGATG GATTGTGCCCCAACAAGTGTG ggCTTCTGAATCGAAGAGTAATGGATTGCTTCTCTTGCCGCTACAAGACATACGTCTGTCACTCACCCTCTGGCCAGCAGGACTGCGGTG TGTACCCGGTGCAAGCTGAGGAGGGAGGCCAGGCAGTGTTGAACTGTTTTCTTCCATGGCATCGTCTTCTGTTGGGAAAACCAGAATACCACTACTCCTGGGCCCCTGGAGTCCCAGGATCTAAAAAG CTGGATGAGAGTGATTTCAAAGCCGTGGTAGTGACAGACGACTCATCTGTGGTCTTAAATCAGCTGCATGTGGATGAACAAGGAACATATCGCTGCTCTCTGCGGCGCCAAGATGGAACCGTCTTCTACCGAGTGACCTTCCTGCTCACTG TCTCCCCTTTGCCTGACCAAACTCACCGACCCCTCGTCACTCTGCCCTCTCTGCCTCATGGAGACAAGTACTCACCTTTCCAAACTCCTGAGGCCCTGCTGGTGCCAgtcatcgccatggttactgcTCTGAGTCTGGCGGCGAGCGTAGGCCTCACAGTTGTCCTGAG AGTGATGATGAATCAGCGGCGAGCAGCGGAAGagatgagaaggaggaggacgGAAGAAGTGCGATGA
- the LOC130169921 gene encoding izumo sperm-egg fusion protein 1 isoform X2, which yields MLLMLVSLLCCVPAVKVCLQCDRRVRLLHEDLVLSAPTVVDQIEVKKICDHAYETYKETSRERKGIIDPTTLYRARTEYQSEFNRFLKTPHTGSVTHEAIQIMEKGRRILEKHLDAFIHDGLCPNKCGLLNRRVMDCFSCRYKTYVCHSPSGQQDCGVYPVQAEEGGQAVLNCFLPWHRLLLGKPEYHYSWAPGVPGSKKLDESDFKAVVVTDDSSVVLNQLHVDEQGTYRCSLRRQDGTVFYRVTFLLTVSPLPDQTHRPLVTLPSLPHGDKYSPFQTPEALLVPVIAMVTALSLAASVGLTVVLR from the exons ATGCTGCTGATGTTGGTGTCCCTGCTTTGCTGTGTCCCTGCAGTCAAGGTCTGTCTGCAGTGTGACCGCAGGGTCAGGCTCCTACATGAAGACTTAGTCCTGTCTGCTCCCACTGTGGTCGACCAGATTGAAGTGAAAAAGATTTGTGACCACGCTTATGAGACCTACAAAGAGACCAGCCGGGAACGAAAGGGCATCATTG ATCCCACCACTCTGTACAGAGCCAGAACTGAGTACCAGAGTGAGTTTAATCGATTTCTGAAAACCCCGCACACtg gatCTGTAACACATGAAGCCATTCAGATCATGGAGAAGGGCAGGAGGATATTGGAGAAACACTTGGATGCCTTCATCCATGATG GATTGTGCCCCAACAAGTGTG ggCTTCTGAATCGAAGAGTAATGGATTGCTTCTCTTGCCGCTACAAGACATACGTCTGTCACTCACCCTCTGGCCAGCAGGACTGCGGTG TGTACCCGGTGCAAGCTGAGGAGGGAGGCCAGGCAGTGTTGAACTGTTTTCTTCCATGGCATCGTCTTCTGTTGGGAAAACCAGAATACCACTACTCCTGGGCCCCTGGAGTCCCAGGATCTAAAAAG CTGGATGAGAGTGATTTCAAAGCCGTGGTAGTGACAGACGACTCATCTGTGGTCTTAAATCAGCTGCATGTGGATGAACAAGGAACATATCGCTGCTCTCTGCGGCGCCAAGATGGAACCGTCTTCTACCGAGTGACCTTCCTGCTCACTG TCTCCCCTTTGCCTGACCAAACTCACCGACCCCTCGTCACTCTGCCCTCTCTGCCTCATGGAGACAAGTACTCACCTTTCCAAACTCCTGAGGCCCTGCTGGTGCCAgtcatcgccatggttactgcTCTGAGTCTGGCGGCGAGCGTAGGCCTCACAGTTGTCCTGAGGTGA